One genomic window of Deltaproteobacteria bacterium HGW-Deltaproteobacteria-6 includes the following:
- a CDS encoding pyruvate carboxylase subunit A (catalyzes the ATP-dependent carboxylation of a covalently attached biotin and the transfer of the carboxyl group to pyruvate forming oxaloacetate): protein MFEKILIANRGEISVRIMSTCREMGIKTVAVHSEADKEALHVLEANQTVCLGPAEPSESYLQMDRIISAAKQTGAQAIHPGYGFLSENPVFAQRCAQEGIIFIGPPAGVIRNLGNKTVARQIMIKSDVPVIPGMMAAEQNHDILIKEADRIGYPVIIKAAAGGGGKGMRIVWSPEDFREAAVSAASEARSAFGNGDIYLEKYFEKSRHVEFQILADTHGNIIHLLERECSIQRRHQKIIEETPSPALTPTLREAMGKSAVAAAKAAGYINAGTVEFLLDETGKFYFLEVNTRLQVEHPITEMITGIDLVRQQIEIAAGSPLTLSQGDIVGRGHAIECRIYAEDPLNSFMPSPGKIHFVKEPRGGGIRNDCGIYSGYTVPMEYDPILSKLITHAEKRDDCIERMIKALKSYIILGVLTPIPLLVDILSSESFRRGETFTDFMAVHFNGWKPAPGNIGLAGLAYMADQISKHSIKKSLIPAEGLSPSPWLTLANFRP from the coding sequence ATGTTTGAAAAAATACTGATTGCTAATCGGGGAGAAATTTCCGTTCGCATCATGTCCACATGCCGGGAAATGGGCATTAAAACCGTTGCCGTCCATTCTGAAGCTGATAAAGAGGCCCTCCATGTGTTGGAGGCGAACCAAACTGTTTGTTTAGGTCCGGCAGAACCATCCGAAAGCTATTTACAAATGGACCGAATCATCTCCGCTGCCAAACAAACGGGGGCGCAGGCCATCCATCCCGGTTATGGATTCCTCTCAGAGAATCCCGTCTTTGCACAACGATGCGCACAAGAAGGAATAATCTTTATCGGTCCACCCGCCGGAGTTATCCGGAATCTTGGAAATAAAACTGTGGCACGGCAAATCATGATTAAAAGTGATGTCCCAGTTATTCCCGGCATGATGGCCGCGGAACAGAATCATGATATTCTCATAAAGGAAGCTGATCGGATCGGCTATCCGGTTATCATCAAGGCGGCAGCTGGCGGAGGCGGCAAAGGGATGCGAATCGTTTGGTCTCCGGAAGATTTCCGGGAGGCTGCCGTCTCTGCAGCAAGCGAAGCAAGAAGTGCCTTTGGTAATGGTGACATCTACCTGGAAAAGTATTTTGAAAAGTCCCGACACGTTGAATTCCAGATTCTCGCTGACACCCACGGGAATATAATTCACCTGCTGGAACGCGAATGCTCCATTCAACGGCGGCATCAGAAAATCATTGAAGAAACGCCATCGCCCGCACTGACACCGACACTTCGTGAGGCCATGGGCAAATCCGCTGTGGCTGCTGCCAAGGCTGCAGGATACATAAACGCTGGTACGGTGGAATTTTTGCTTGATGAGACAGGAAAATTCTATTTTCTAGAGGTGAACACCCGTCTCCAGGTGGAACACCCCATCACGGAAATGATCACGGGTATCGATCTGGTGCGGCAGCAGATTGAAATCGCCGCCGGTTCTCCTTTGACGCTCTCCCAGGGAGATATCGTCGGCCGCGGCCATGCCATCGAGTGCCGTATCTATGCTGAGGATCCTTTGAATTCTTTTATGCCTTCGCCGGGCAAAATTCACTTTGTCAAGGAACCCCGCGGGGGCGGCATCCGGAACGACTGCGGCATCTATTCGGGTTACACGGTTCCGATGGAATATGATCCCATCCTCTCGAAATTGATTACCCATGCAGAAAAACGTGATGATTGTATCGAGCGCATGATCAAAGCCCTTAAGAGCTACATCATTTTGGGTGTTCTGACCCCCATTCCTTTACTGGTCGATATTCTTTCTTCGGAGTCCTTCCGCCGCGGAGAAACCTTCACTGATTTTATGGCTGTTCATTTTAACGGCTGGAAACCTGCCCCCGGAAACATCGGCCTTGCCGGTCTCGCCTATATGGCTGATCAGATCTCAAAACATAGCATCAAGAAAAGTCTTATTCCCGCGGAAGGTCTATCGCCTTCACCGTGGTTGACATTGGCGAATTTCCGGCCCTGA
- a CDS encoding enoyl-CoA hydratase, whose protein sequence is MTEDHVLYHLENHVARITINRESQRNAITMEAIALFLTYLDQAEADESVRAILITGAGEKAFCTGAQLGDGLSAEGQKAFWDYARLLKRIAAFPKPTVARVKGFCLAGGMGFMLACDIVVASENSRFGTPEVNVGLWPMMIGALIFRNVARKKAMEMILLGERLSAREALEMGLVTRIAPDDRLEETVGNILKNLAAKSPIGIRIGKEAFYEASSMPFEAALDFLSQKLPAVASTEDAREGIMAFIEKRPPTFTGK, encoded by the coding sequence ATGACGGAAGATCATGTGCTTTATCATCTGGAAAACCATGTGGCCCGTATCACGATCAACCGCGAAAGCCAAAGAAATGCAATCACCATGGAAGCCATTGCCCTTTTCCTTACCTATCTTGACCAGGCCGAGGCCGATGAATCCGTGCGGGCCATATTGATTACCGGTGCGGGGGAAAAGGCTTTTTGTACTGGCGCCCAATTAGGGGACGGCCTGTCGGCTGAAGGCCAAAAGGCATTCTGGGACTATGCCCGATTGCTCAAGCGCATTGCTGCGTTTCCCAAACCAACCGTTGCCCGGGTGAAGGGTTTCTGTTTAGCCGGCGGTATGGGTTTTATGCTGGCATGCGACATTGTTGTGGCCAGTGAGAATTCCCGATTCGGCACCCCGGAGGTTAATGTAGGTCTTTGGCCCATGATGATCGGAGCTCTGATCTTCCGTAATGTCGCCCGGAAAAAGGCGATGGAAATGATTCTGCTGGGTGAACGTCTCAGTGCCAGAGAAGCACTTGAAATGGGCTTGGTCACTCGAATAGCCCCCGACGACCGGTTGGAAGAGACGGTTGGAAATATTCTGAAAAATCTGGCTGCCAAAAGTCCCATCGGTATCAGAATCGGTAAAGAGGCCTTTTATGAAGCCTCTTCCATGCCTTTTGAGGCAGCCCTGGATTTCCTTTCACAGAAACTTCCGGCGGTTGCCTCAACGGAAGACGCACGGGAAGGAATCATGGCCTTTATTGAAAAACGTCCCCCAACGTTTACGGGGAAATAG
- a CDS encoding exopolyphosphatase: MRERNKKNMEPVIIANCSGFFGDRFSAAKEMIQGGPIDFLTGDYLAELTMAILFRAKSKDPNGGYVSTFLKQMEQIMGECLDRKIRVVSNAGGLNPKGLAAELARIAGALGIHPRIAYIEGDDLMPRLSDLQTKGEAFLHLDKGIALKDSSAITISANAYLGCQGIVKALDEGADIVIGGRIADASLVVGPASWWFGWSCHDWDRLAGATTAGHIIECGAQATGGNYSFIDEVSSFKNVGFPIAEISADGSFVITKHPNTGGLVSVDTVKAQLLYEINSPRYLTPDVVARFDTIRIAPDGLNRVRVDNVRGEPPTDTAKVCINTLGGFRNAMTIILTGLDIEKKARILEDSLFDALGGKDQFQQSSVQLIRSDKEDPASNEEAFAYLRITVIDPDAKKVARVSSTIVELALANIPGFAGTAPPSKGSPAIMYWPALVSDRYIQQKVIIGEREFTLPAHPPVQEFIAPEPLPAVVPRVPDGKTVRLPLGRLFAARSGDKGGNANLGVWAKTPEAFAFLRTYLTTERLQDLLKETQNYKIERYELPNLLAVNFYIRGILGDGVASSLRLDGQAKTLGEYLRAKIVDIPEAIIQGK; the protein is encoded by the coding sequence ATGAGAGAAAGAAATAAAAAAAATATGGAACCAGTTATTATCGCAAATTGCAGTGGTTTTTTCGGAGATCGTTTCAGTGCAGCTAAAGAAATGATTCAAGGCGGGCCTATTGATTTCCTGACGGGTGATTATCTTGCGGAGTTGACCATGGCGATCCTTTTCCGGGCGAAAAGCAAGGACCCGAATGGCGGATACGTATCGACCTTTCTCAAACAGATGGAACAGATCATGGGAGAGTGCCTTGACCGGAAGATACGCGTGGTTTCCAACGCCGGCGGCTTGAATCCCAAAGGCCTGGCCGCCGAACTCGCGCGTATCGCCGGCGCGCTGGGTATCCACCCCCGGATTGCCTATATCGAGGGGGACGACCTCATGCCCCGTTTGAGTGATCTGCAAACAAAAGGAGAAGCTTTCCTGCATCTGGACAAGGGAATCGCCCTGAAGGATTCCTCTGCCATAACCATTTCCGCGAATGCCTACCTGGGATGCCAGGGCATTGTGAAGGCTCTTGATGAAGGAGCCGACATCGTCATCGGTGGCCGCATCGCTGACGCGTCCCTTGTCGTTGGTCCTGCGTCCTGGTGGTTTGGCTGGTCGTGCCATGACTGGGACAGACTGGCGGGGGCCACGACGGCGGGGCATATTATCGAATGCGGCGCTCAGGCCACGGGCGGCAATTACTCCTTTATTGATGAGGTTTCCAGTTTCAAAAATGTCGGCTTTCCCATTGCGGAGATCTCTGCGGATGGCTCCTTTGTCATTACCAAGCACCCGAATACAGGTGGGCTTGTCTCAGTGGATACGGTGAAGGCGCAATTGCTTTATGAAATTAATTCCCCCCGCTATTTAACGCCGGACGTTGTCGCACGGTTTGATACGATCCGGATAGCGCCTGACGGGCTCAACCGGGTGCGAGTGGACAATGTCCGGGGGGAACCGCCAACGGATACCGCCAAGGTTTGCATCAACACCCTGGGTGGATTTCGCAACGCCATGACCATTATCCTCACCGGGCTGGATATCGAGAAAAAAGCTCGCATTCTGGAAGATAGTCTGTTCGATGCCCTGGGGGGTAAGGATCAGTTTCAGCAGTCGTCTGTTCAGCTTATCCGGTCGGATAAGGAAGATCCCGCCTCAAACGAAGAGGCCTTTGCTTATCTGCGTATCACCGTGATCGATCCCGATGCCAAGAAGGTGGCGCGTGTTTCATCCACGATTGTAGAACTGGCCCTTGCCAATATTCCCGGCTTTGCCGGAACGGCGCCGCCGTCCAAAGGATCTCCGGCGATCATGTACTGGCCGGCCCTTGTATCGGATAGATACATTCAACAAAAAGTGATCATTGGTGAAAGAGAATTCACTCTGCCTGCCCATCCGCCTGTGCAGGAATTTATCGCACCGGAACCTCTGCCTGCTGTTGTGCCTCGCGTTCCTGACGGTAAAACCGTCCGGTTGCCTCTGGGCCGGCTTTTTGCCGCGCGTTCCGGTGACAAGGGGGGAAATGCCAATCTGGGAGTTTGGGCGAAAACGCCCGAAGCTTTTGCATTCCTCAGGACGTATTTAACGACAGAACGGTTGCAGGATCTCCTCAAAGAAACTCAAAATTATAAAATCGAGCGTTATGAACTGCCGAATCTTCTGGCTGTGAATTTTTATATCCGGGGAATCCTGGGCGATGGCGTTGCCTCATCCCTTAGACTGGATGGGCAGGCCAAGACCCTGGGTGAATATCTGCGGGCAAAAATCGTGGACATACCGGAAGCGATCATACAGGGGAAATAG
- a CDS encoding long-chain fatty acid--CoA ligase (activates fatty acids by binding to coenzyme A), with protein MEKRIWHQAYVKGVPSAIQFEKETLYSALQRSAARKPDHTALILMGREVSYGELLETVDRFASALSGLGVKKGDKVGLILPNIPQMVIATYALFRLGAVAVMNNPLYTASEMEHNLKDSDVRTAICLDIFVPGILSLRGKTAIEKVIVCHVRDYLPASDGDAFVQELSALHVDIEPQTGVYEFRALLSGCPAPSSLPTVTFDDPAAFIYTGGTTGVSKAVVISHGNSSAAVQQFKAWLFDTKDGEERLLAVLPFFHVAGYTDIMNNGIYRGWTIILVPRPTPDIIIELTERYRPTLFGGVPTMYIGLLNHPKFSSTKWNFIKGCLSGAAPLALETITAWEKSTRATIVELYGLSETTALATFNPWRGKTKIGSVGVPIPETDCRIVDVESGTKDLPQGQAGEILIKGPQVTRAYYKNPEATAETIRDGWLYTGDIGYLDEEGYLFIVDRKKDVIIAAGYNIYPREVEEVLYQHPAVQLACVIGIPDSYRGETVKAFVVLKEGEPATEKEIIDFCKKKLAVYKVPKMVEFRSSLPQSNVGKVLRRVLKEEEQAKLKK; from the coding sequence ATGGAAAAAAGAATTTGGCATCAAGCTTATGTTAAAGGTGTACCCTCGGCGATTCAATTTGAAAAAGAAACCTTATATTCGGCCCTGCAGAGATCGGCTGCGCGCAAGCCGGACCATACGGCTTTAATCCTCATGGGCAGAGAAGTTTCGTACGGCGAACTTCTGGAAACGGTTGATCGTTTCGCCTCTGCCTTGAGCGGTCTGGGGGTTAAGAAAGGCGACAAGGTCGGCTTGATTCTGCCGAACATTCCCCAAATGGTGATTGCCACCTATGCCCTTTTCCGCCTGGGGGCCGTGGCGGTGATGAACAACCCGCTCTATACGGCAAGTGAAATGGAACATAACCTTAAAGACTCCGATGTCCGCACGGCCATTTGTCTGGATATTTTTGTGCCCGGAATCTTGTCCCTACGCGGAAAAACGGCCATCGAAAAAGTGATCGTCTGCCATGTTCGAGACTACCTGCCGGCTTCCGACGGTGATGCATTTGTTCAGGAGCTGTCCGCATTGCACGTCGATATCGAACCTCAGACCGGCGTTTATGAATTCAGGGCACTCCTTTCCGGCTGCCCTGCACCGTCATCTTTACCGACCGTAACCTTCGATGATCCGGCGGCTTTCATTTATACGGGCGGCACGACGGGCGTTTCCAAGGCCGTTGTGATCAGCCACGGCAATTCCAGTGCGGCCGTCCAGCAATTCAAAGCCTGGTTATTCGATACCAAAGACGGCGAAGAAAGGCTTTTAGCCGTTCTTCCTTTTTTTCACGTGGCCGGCTACACCGACATCATGAATAACGGCATCTACCGGGGATGGACGATTATTCTGGTTCCGCGTCCGACGCCGGATATCATTATTGAGCTGACGGAAAGATACCGGCCGACGCTGTTCGGCGGCGTGCCGACCATGTATATCGGTCTTCTCAATCACCCGAAATTTTCCTCGACCAAGTGGAATTTCATCAAGGGGTGCCTGTCCGGCGCCGCGCCGCTGGCCCTGGAAACCATTACGGCCTGGGAGAAATCAACGAGAGCGACCATTGTTGAATTGTACGGGCTTTCGGAAACCACGGCCCTGGCGACGTTCAATCCCTGGCGGGGAAAGACGAAGATAGGCAGCGTTGGTGTGCCGATACCGGAGACGGACTGCCGCATTGTCGATGTTGAATCAGGAACCAAAGATCTGCCACAGGGCCAGGCGGGTGAAATCCTGATCAAGGGTCCCCAGGTCACCCGGGCCTATTATAAAAATCCCGAGGCAACAGCGGAGACAATCAGGGACGGATGGCTCTATACCGGAGACATCGGATATCTCGACGAAGAAGGTTATCTCTTTATCGTGGACCGGAAAAAAGACGTCATCATTGCCGCCGGATATAATATTTATCCCCGCGAAGTGGAAGAAGTCCTCTATCAGCATCCTGCGGTACAACTGGCCTGCGTGATCGGCATTCCGGACTCCTACCGCGGCGAGACTGTGAAAGCCTTCGTCGTCTTGAAAGAAGGAGAACCCGCGACGGAAAAAGAGATCATCGATTTCTGCAAGAAAAAGCTCGCTGTTTACAAGGTGCCCAAGATGGTGGAATTTCGTTCCAGTCTGCCCCAGTCGAATGTCGGCAAGGTGCTGCGCCGGGTTCTCAAGGAAGAAGAACAGGCCAAGCTGAAAAAGTAA
- a CDS encoding AMP-dependent synthetase, with product MNKEKFWRRSYDENMEDIDSQLFETSYTRVIRPTFKNYPDTTAFAYMGRHISYAELDRESNRFARMLLSHGFKKGDVVGINLPNMPEYIFAWLGTLKAGCTVSGVSMLLSTEQLFQQLTDSRARALVTLDISFADKIPEIVPRLPDLQVIAAARAASFFPGLTADVRPQAGKTVYTFEEILEPGKFSDDLPTVENTPDDIAYLQYTGGTTGIPKGAMLSHRNSVADMMIYRKWLGWRDGEVTAVSGFPFFHIAGLFVNICAVYMAGTQVLVPNPRDTDHICREIERYKPSLLVSVPALYQMLMANPRFRQLDHSRVQTCISSASPFPEEAQKDFEKIVGKGKLLENLGMTEASPLIACNPVQKKKKLGTVGLPLINTDIRLIDPLTGKEVPIGEPGEICVKGPQVMVGYYGRPEETKKVIDADGYLHGGDVAVQDEEGYLRIVDRTKDMIIVGGYKVFSVKVEAILVEHPAVASAALVGVPNPDRPGSELVAAFVQPDPGYADAGNEPALKEEIIAFLKNRLAPYEMPKWIMFMKELPLTPVGKLDKKLLRKNAPHLLADSAGRD from the coding sequence ATGAACAAAGAAAAATTTTGGCGTCGTTCTTATGACGAAAATATGGAAGACATTGATTCCCAACTGTTTGAAACCTCTTACACCCGGGTGATCCGGCCCACGTTTAAGAATTATCCTGACACGACGGCCTTTGCCTATATGGGTCGCCATATAAGCTATGCCGAACTGGACAGGGAGAGCAACCGCTTTGCCCGGATGCTCCTGTCGCACGGGTTTAAAAAGGGAGACGTGGTCGGCATCAATCTCCCCAATATGCCCGAGTACATTTTCGCCTGGCTGGGCACCCTGAAAGCGGGATGCACCGTATCAGGCGTTTCAATGCTCTTGTCGACCGAACAGCTTTTCCAGCAATTGACCGATTCCAGAGCCCGGGCCCTTGTGACGCTGGATATTTCCTTTGCGGACAAGATCCCGGAAATCGTACCCCGGCTGCCCGATTTGCAGGTGATTGCTGCCGCCAGGGCGGCGAGTTTTTTCCCCGGTTTGACAGCTGATGTAAGGCCGCAGGCGGGGAAGACGGTTTATACATTTGAAGAGATCCTGGAGCCAGGTAAATTTTCCGATGATCTGCCCACCGTGGAAAACACTCCCGATGACATCGCTTACCTGCAATACACGGGCGGCACGACCGGCATCCCCAAAGGGGCGATGCTCAGCCACCGGAACTCCGTTGCGGATATGATGATCTACCGCAAATGGCTGGGTTGGCGGGATGGAGAAGTGACGGCCGTTTCGGGATTTCCGTTTTTCCATATCGCCGGGCTGTTCGTCAATATCTGCGCCGTGTACATGGCGGGAACGCAGGTTCTCGTTCCCAACCCCCGCGACACGGACCATATCTGCCGTGAAATTGAGCGCTACAAGCCGTCCCTTCTGGTAAGCGTTCCCGCTCTGTATCAGATGCTGATGGCGAATCCCCGCTTCCGCCAGTTGGACCATTCCCGTGTCCAGACCTGCATTTCTTCTGCCTCGCCGTTTCCTGAAGAGGCCCAGAAGGATTTTGAGAAAATTGTCGGCAAGGGGAAACTCCTGGAGAATCTCGGCATGACGGAAGCATCGCCGCTGATTGCCTGTAATCCCGTCCAGAAAAAAAAGAAGCTGGGGACGGTAGGACTGCCGCTGATCAACACGGACATTCGTCTCATTGATCCGCTGACCGGCAAGGAGGTCCCCATCGGCGAACCCGGGGAAATCTGCGTCAAAGGTCCGCAGGTCATGGTCGGATATTACGGGCGGCCGGAAGAGACGAAAAAGGTGATCGACGCAGACGGGTACCTCCATGGCGGCGATGTGGCGGTCCAGGATGAAGAAGGTTATCTGCGCATCGTCGATCGGACAAAAGACATGATCATCGTCGGCGGGTACAAGGTTTTTTCCGTGAAGGTGGAAGCCATCCTTGTCGAGCATCCCGCCGTGGCCAGCGCGGCACTGGTCGGCGTTCCCAATCCCGACCGGCCGGGATCGGAACTGGTGGCGGCATTCGTTCAGCCTGATCCGGGTTATGCGGATGCCGGCAATGAGCCGGCGCTGAAAGAAGAAATTATTGCTTTCCTGAAGAACAGGCTGGCGCCTTATGAAATGCCCAAATGGATCATGTTCATGAAAGAACTGCCTCTTACGCCGGTGGGAAAGCTTGATAAGAAGCTCCTGCGGAAAAACGCCCCCCATCTGCTTGCCGATTCTGCGGGGCGTGACTGA
- a CDS encoding acyl-CoA dehydrogenase translates to MGLNFYKRDDRDVHFVLKEQLNVERLLQFDVYSAFSMEDFDMILNQAQKIAMNDLAPAFQDGDREGCRFDAGTVRVPASFHRLWDVFREGGWFALANSPAYGGQGLPLIIAETAAEFFISANFGFCTFSGMGAGNGSMIENFGSQKLKDLFCHKMYDGTWGGAMCLTEPSVGSDAHLVTTRAIPDGEFYLIQGTKIFITSGEHDMAENIIHLVIARIEGAPAGAKGVSLFAVPKIWVNEDGSLGERNDMACIGIEHKMGLNASATCVLNFGENGRCRGHLIGEPGMGLAYMFQMVNTARMAVGLESVAFGANIYANVLAYAKERVQGTPFGRSGDRVRIVEHADIRRMLMNIKSLTEGMRALVYKAYMEEDLSHNHPDEGERKKARRRMELLTPLVKAYCSDRIFEMGRDAIQILGGYGFTKEYPVEQYTRDCKILSIWDGTNYIQSADLVGRKLNMSGGKVFVEWVEEVTAFIRDHREDKTFAQEIAFLDEALQTIIGLATDYGRFFAEGKIDLIPSTSTRFLDSMSETVIGHLFLEQGFIAQKKIAAGSLTEADRIFYEGKMETVRFYCRNFLPQVFGRARIIRVEDMTAVKIPEEQL, encoded by the coding sequence ATGGGTTTGAATTTTTACAAGCGGGATGACCGGGACGTGCATTTCGTCCTGAAAGAACAGCTGAACGTGGAGCGTCTCCTCCAGTTCGATGTATACAGTGCGTTTTCCATGGAAGACTTCGATATGATCCTGAACCAGGCTCAGAAGATTGCCATGAACGACCTTGCGCCGGCTTTCCAGGACGGCGACCGGGAAGGATGCCGTTTTGATGCCGGAACCGTTCGCGTGCCCGCGTCGTTTCATCGTCTATGGGACGTTTTCCGGGAAGGCGGCTGGTTTGCACTGGCGAATTCGCCGGCATACGGCGGCCAGGGGCTGCCGCTGATTATTGCGGAAACCGCGGCGGAATTCTTTATCAGCGCCAATTTCGGATTCTGCACCTTCTCCGGCATGGGAGCCGGAAACGGTTCCATGATTGAGAATTTCGGTTCGCAAAAGCTGAAGGATCTGTTCTGCCACAAAATGTACGACGGGACCTGGGGAGGAGCGATGTGCCTGACCGAGCCCAGTGTGGGTTCCGACGCTCATTTGGTGACGACCCGGGCGATCCCCGACGGAGAGTTCTACCTGATCCAGGGCACAAAAATATTCATCACGTCGGGCGAACACGACATGGCTGAAAACATTATTCACCTGGTTATCGCCCGGATCGAGGGCGCCCCCGCCGGAGCGAAAGGGGTTTCTCTTTTCGCCGTTCCGAAGATCTGGGTGAATGAAGACGGGTCCCTGGGGGAACGAAATGACATGGCCTGCATCGGGATTGAACACAAAATGGGTCTGAACGCCTCGGCCACCTGCGTCCTGAATTTCGGGGAGAACGGCCGCTGCCGCGGGCACTTGATCGGCGAGCCGGGCATGGGACTGGCTTATATGTTCCAGATGGTCAACACCGCACGGATGGCCGTGGGCCTCGAATCCGTGGCTTTCGGAGCCAATATCTATGCCAACGTCCTAGCCTACGCCAAAGAGCGGGTTCAGGGAACACCTTTCGGCCGCAGCGGCGATAGAGTCCGCATCGTCGAACATGCCGACATTCGCCGCATGCTCATGAATATCAAATCGCTCACGGAAGGCATGCGGGCCCTGGTGTACAAGGCCTATATGGAAGAGGATCTTTCCCATAACCATCCCGATGAAGGGGAGCGCAAAAAAGCCAGGCGGAGGATGGAACTCCTGACGCCGCTCGTGAAAGCGTACTGTTCGGATCGGATCTTTGAAATGGGACGCGACGCCATCCAGATTCTCGGCGGTTACGGTTTCACCAAGGAATACCCTGTCGAGCAATACACCAGGGATTGCAAGATTCTCTCCATCTGGGACGGAACCAATTATATCCAATCCGCCGATCTGGTGGGCCGCAAGCTGAACATGTCGGGCGGCAAGGTCTTTGTCGAATGGGTTGAGGAGGTTACGGCTTTTATCCGGGACCACCGCGAGGACAAGACCTTCGCACAGGAAATCGCCTTCCTCGACGAGGCCCTCCAGACCATCATCGGCCTGGCCACGGACTACGGCCGCTTTTTTGCGGAAGGCAAAATCGATCTCATCCCCTCCACATCGACAAGGTTCCTCGATTCCATGTCAGAGACGGTCATCGGGCACTTGTTCCTGGAACAGGGATTCATTGCTCAAAAAAAAATCGCGGCGGGAAGCCTTACGGAAGCGGACCGGATTTTCTACGAAGGCAAAATGGAAACGGTGCGTTTCTACTGTCGGAACTTTCTCCCCCAGGTCTTCGGCCGGGCGCGGATCATCCGGGTGGAAGATATGACGGCCGTCAAGATTCCCGAAGAACAGTTGTAA
- a CDS encoding acetyl-CoA C-acyltransferase, which yields MNEREVVFVDGARTAFGTLGRTLKNFTMEQLGGLALKGLVQKTKILEKGGVVDAVYAGSAIGGTSAINPARWVTLAGGLPASTSASYVEMQCGSAIDSINHAAYRILAGHAEIMIAGGMESYSQATCKFSLATEPFKMIPPMPIMPSLEPTFDQASWNMGLTAEALQQQYNISREAQDEFGLRSQLLAKKAIDAGYFVDEIIPVIVPQGKKNPPLEFKLDEHPRMTSMEALSGLRPAFTKDGTVTAGNSSGRNDGAAFVLMMTRAKAKELGYQPMAKWLAGGDFGVDPKIMGIGPAYAVPLSLKRANLKLSDMDVFECNEAFAVQNLAVIKELENQTGEKVDMNKWNPNGGAIAFGHPNGASGARICLFTMKELIRRGGKYGSFSSCCGGGLGVATVIENIQL from the coding sequence ATGAATGAAAGAGAAGTAGTATTCGTAGATGGGGCGCGGACGGCCTTTGGAACCCTCGGGCGCACGCTGAAGAACTTTACGATGGAACAGCTGGGTGGTTTGGCTTTGAAAGGTCTGGTGCAGAAAACCAAAATACTGGAAAAAGGAGGTGTGGTGGATGCCGTTTATGCCGGTTCCGCCATCGGCGGGACCTCCGCGATAAACCCTGCCCGGTGGGTTACCCTGGCCGGGGGGCTTCCTGCAAGCACCTCCGCCTCTTACGTTGAGATGCAGTGTGGCTCGGCCATCGATTCGATCAACCATGCCGCCTACCGGATCCTTGCCGGTCATGCGGAGATCATGATTGCAGGCGGCATGGAATCTTACAGTCAGGCAACATGCAAGTTTTCCCTGGCTACGGAACCCTTCAAAATGATCCCTCCCATGCCGATCATGCCTTCTCTTGAGCCTACTTTTGATCAGGCATCCTGGAATATGGGATTGACGGCGGAGGCTCTGCAGCAACAGTATAATATCTCTCGGGAAGCTCAAGACGAGTTCGGGCTACGGAGTCAGCTCCTGGCCAAGAAGGCAATTGATGCCGGTTACTTTGTGGATGAAATTATTCCCGTCATAGTTCCGCAGGGAAAGAAAAATCCGCCGCTGGAGTTTAAACTCGATGAACATCCCCGCATGACTTCTATGGAAGCCCTTTCGGGCCTGCGACCGGCATTTACCAAAGACGGAACGGTCACGGCAGGGAATTCCTCCGGCCGAAATGATGGGGCAGCCTTTGTCCTGATGATGACACGGGCAAAGGCAAAGGAACTGGGTTATCAGCCCATGGCAAAATGGCTCGCCGGCGGTGATTTTGGCGTTGATCCGAAAATCATGGGAATCGGTCCGGCATACGCCGTGCCTCTGTCTCTGAAAAGGGCGAATCTCAAACTGTCCGACATGGATGTTTTTGAATGCAACGAAGCCTTTGCGGTTCAGAACCTGGCCGTGATCAAGGAGCTGGAGAATCAGACGGGCGAAAAGGTTGATATGAACAAATGGAATCCCAACGGTGGCGCCATTGCATTCGGCCATCCCAACGGCGCCTCGGGCGCCCGCATTTGTCTGTTCACGATGAAAGAGCTGATCCGCAGGGGCGGCAAATACGGCTCCTTTAGTTCCTGTTGTGGCGGGGGCTTAGGCGTGGCGACGGTTATCGAAAATATACAACTCTAA